From Panicum hallii strain FIL2 chromosome 2, PHallii_v3.1, whole genome shotgun sequence, a single genomic window includes:
- the LOC112879588 gene encoding low molecular mass early light-inducible protein HV90, chloroplastic-like, with product MATTVMASAASSLAFAATGARAGRFPARLPAAGLAPRRRALLVRSQAKDPETKRAEEKPAASQGLWDALAFSGPAPERINGRLAMVGFVSALAVEAARGDGLLAQVGNGAGLAWFAYTAVVLSAASLAPLLQGESAEDRSGGFMTADAELWNGRLAMLGLVALAATEYLTGAPLVNV from the coding sequence ATGGCGACCACGGTGATGGCCTCCGCCGCGAGTTCTCTCGCCTTCGCCGCCACCGGCGCGCGCGCCGGCCGCTTCCCCGCCCGGCTTCCGGCGGCCGGGCTCGCGCCGCGTCGGCGCGCATTGCTCGTCAGGTCGCAGGCCAAGGATCCTGAGACCAAGCGCGCCGAGGAGAAGCCGGCGGCGAGCCAGGGGCTCTGGGACGCGCTGGCGTTCAGCGGCCCCGCGCCGGAGCGGATCAATGGGCGCCTCGCCATGGTGGGCTTCGTGTCCGCGCTCGCCGTCGAGGCGGCCCGCGGAGACGGCCTCCTCGCGCAGGTCGGCAACGGCGCCGGGCTCGCGTGGTTCGCGTACACGGCCGTCGTGCTGTCCGCAGCGTCGCTGGCGCCGCTGCTCCAGGGGGAGAGCGCCGAGGACAGGAGCGGCGGCTTCATGACCGCCGACGCCGAGCTCTGGAACGGCCGCCTCGCCATGCTCGGGCTCGTCGCGCTCGCGGCCACCGAGTACCTCACCGGCGCGCCCTTGGTCAACGTGTAA
- the LOC112879655 gene encoding low molecular mass early light-inducible protein HV90, chloroplastic-like codes for MATTVMASSSSLAFAAGVRAAAGRFPSRLPAAGLAPRRRAPLVRAQAEDAEKSAASTPKPASPGLWDALAFSGPAPERINGRLAMVGFVSALAVEASRGGGLLSQAGSGSGLAWFAATAAVLSVASLVPVLRGESAEGRSGGVMSADAELWNGRFAMLGLVALAVTEYITGAPFVNV; via the coding sequence ATGGCGACCACGGTGATGGCCTCCTCGAGCTCCCTTGCCTTCGCCGCTGGCGTGCGCGCCGCGGCCGGCCGCTTCCCATCCCGGCTTCCGGCGGCCGGGCTCGCGCCACGCCGGCGCGCACCGCTCGTCAGGGCGCAGGCCGAGGACGCTGAGAAAAGCGCGGCCTCCACGCCGAAGCCAGCGAGCCCGGGGCTCTGGGACGCGCTGGCGTTCAGCGGCCCCGCGCCGGAGCGGATCAACGGGCGCCTCGCCATGGTGGGCTTCGTGTCGGCGCTCGCCGTCGAGGCATCCCGCGGCGGGGGCCTCCTCTCGCAGGCCGGGAGCGGGTCCGGGCTCGCCTGGTTCGCGGCCACTGCCGCCGTGCTCTCCGTGGCGTCGCTGGTGCCGGTCCTCAGGGGGGAGAGCGCCGAGGGCCGGAGCGGCGGCGTCATGAGCGCCGACGCCGAGCTCTGGAACGGACGCTTCGCCATGCTGGGCCTCGTCGCCCTCGCCGTCACCGAGTACATCACCGGCGCGCCCTTCGTCAACGTGTAG